The region TGTCAAAACCGTATAAGCCGGCTGCCGCATCAACGACATCCATCCTCTTTGCTGGAGCCGATTTTCCTGCAAGACGCACGAGACCGCGAAAAACTGAGACCATTCCGGTTATTGAAGAAGCAACGAGGTTCATCATGGGTGCCCGTCTGTCGGCTATCTCGAGATACGATTGCCGGAGACTAATCAGAGAGCCTTTGATTTTTTCCTCGCATTCCAGCCGAAGGTTTTCGCGGCTTATGTCGAGTTTGGCAAAAGGGTCATCGCCAAGCACGACCTTATGGAAATCGCTCATATCAAGGAATTCTATCGGGAAGACATCGGATGAAGTGTTCATATGCTCGCAGGTAAGAAACAAAGGCGCAATCATGCCCTTTCGTGCCCAGCGGCTTATGTAAGGCTGAATATCGTGAAGCAAAGACAACTCAAGCCGCTCCACCACTACAAGAAGATTAATGTTGGAACGTTTTGGATCAAAGTCTCCGGCTACCGCGGATCCATAAACGACAACGGATTTTAGGTTTTCTCCAAGCAATTTGATAAGACCTTCTAGATAAGAAGCAAGTTTTTTGGCGACCGGCTCCGAAAGTCCGGAAAAATCAAGATTGGTTTTCACGTAATTCCTCCTGAGTTTTTTGTTAAGATACAAAGGATTTTACTCTTGTCAACATACTCAATATCTTACAGAAAATGACCCGAATTTATTCAGGTCGGTATTGCACAACTAAGGATTGGGATTCTTTGCGGCGCCGAGAGACAGCATGGCGATTCCGATGACTACAACGGCTCCGCCAATCCACTGGAGCACCGTCACCGGTTCCTTGAATATGAATTTGGAGATTACGAGCTGAACTAGAACAAGACCGAGACCGTAGTTTATCGCGTATGCCATGTAAACCGGGATATACCGAAGAAGAACGACGTACAATATCATAGCTATAGTTCCAACCGCCCCCCCTCCCAGAAACCAGACTATTGCCCATTTGAGGTTCTGGGCATTGGAGGCTTGCTTAAACCCAATCTGTCCTGCAGCATGAATTACGACAACGAGTGCTGCAAGTACCACAGTCCAGATAATCTTCCCTGTGTGCAACATGACCGGAGTTTAGCCGCAGATACTGGCTTGTCAAGTGTAAAACTCATGAATGGGCGGGAGAGTGAAATAAAAAAACATCTGTTAAAACTAGGCGGAACTCAAGCTCGAACAGTGCTTGACAAGACATTTTATTAAGACTAGAATAAAGCAGATGAATAAAACAAGGATAAGAAAGGAGGTTTTATGGTCTTTTTGAGTCTTATCCTTTCGATGGTGTCTTTAGAGTTCCCAATAACAACCGCCCCAGGCGACCAGCGCTACCCCGACGTGTGCTGGGACGGCGAAGCGTTCTGGGTGGTTTGGCAAGACGAAGATCAGGGAACTATACGCGGCATAAGGGTGGACGATAAAGGAGAGTTTCTGACAAATGAAGTGGAACTGTTTAAAAAATACAGTTTGCCTGGCCCTCTGCAGTACCCAGCCGTTGCTGCTGGGCCAAATCGTATTGCGGTTGAAGCCAAGGCGATGATCGGCTGGAATGAGTTCGGTTCCGAACTCTTTGCCGTTACCCATGATGAGTACTCCTTTGAGGGTTCAAGCCTTAGTCCAACGCATTGGTTACTACCTAAAAGCGACCTAGACGTATCCCCTCCATCATCGATATGCTTATTCTATGGCAAAACTCATTTCTTTTCCTTTCACAAGCAGAGTTTTCAAACAGGTGGTGATTACCACGACGCTTCAGTATGTTGGGGGATTGGCAGCAAATTACCTGATTCTCTTACAGAGGTATGGCGATCTTCTGAACCTGGGCTTGGTTTTGAAATTTTACCCCCTGTTGCATGCTGGAATGGGGAAAAATTCCTTGTTTTATACAGAGATTTATTAAAAAATCCACCCACAAACTACTACGGGGCTTTCCTCAAC is a window of bacterium DNA encoding:
- a CDS encoding EamA family transporter, with amino-acid sequence MLHTGKIIWTVVLAALVVVIHAAGQIGFKQASNAQNLKWAIVWFLGGGAVGTIAMILYVVLLRYIPVYMAYAINYGLGLVLVQLVISKFIFKEPVTVLQWIGGAVVVIGIAMLSLGAAKNPNP